A single window of Ficedula albicollis isolate OC2 chromosome 8, FicAlb1.5, whole genome shotgun sequence DNA harbors:
- the S1PR1 gene encoding sphingosine 1-phosphate receptor 1, with amino-acid sequence MNSGTTAPQKVTSNPTNTDVNYVIKEHYNYTGKLNESVDTGIKVTSVVFIIICCFIILENIFVLLTIWKTKKFHRPMYYFIGNLALSDLLAGVAYTANLLLSGHKTYSLTPNQWFVREGSMFVALSASVFSLLAIAIERYITMLKMKLHNGSNSFRSFLLISACWVISAILGGLPIMGWNCKNLLSYCSTVLPLYHKHYILFCTTVFTGLLLSIVVLYCRIYSMVRTRSRRLTFRKNITKATRSSEKSLALLKTVIIVLSVFIACWAPLFILLLLDVGCKVKSCPILYKAEYFLVLAVLNSATNPIIYTLTNKEMRRAFIKILCCCKCPPADSGTKFKRPIIGGMEFSRSKSDNSSHPQKEDGDHPETIMSSGNVTSSS; translated from the coding sequence ATGAACTCCGGCACCACTGCCCCGCAGAAGGTCACCAGCAACCCCACCAACACTGATGTCAACTATGTCATCAAGGAGCATTATAATTACACGGGAAAGCTAAATGAGAGTGTGGACACTGGAATTAAAGTGACGTCGGTGGTTTTTATCATCATTTGCTGCTTTATAATCCTAGAGAACATTTTTGTCTTGCTTACCATCTGGAAAACCAAGAAGTTTCACAGACCCATGTACTATTTCATTGGGAACTTGGCTCTTTCAGACTTGCTGGCTGGTGTGGCTTACACTGCCAACCTCCTGCTATCTGGACACAAAACCTACAGCCTGACCCCCAACCAGTGGTTTGTAAGAGAAGGCAGCATGTTTGTTGCCTTGTCAGCTTCTGTGTTCAGCTTGTTGGCCATTGCCATTGAGAGATACATCACCATGCTGAAGATGAAACTCCACAATGGCAGCAACAGCTTCCGCTCCTTCTTGCTGATCAGTGCGTGCTGGGTCATCTCCGCGATCCTTGGAGGACTCCCCATCATGGGCTGGAACTGCAAGAACCTCCTGTCTTATTGCTCCACCGTGCTGCCTCTCTACCACAAGCACTATATTCTCTTTTGCACAACTGTTTTCACTGGCCTTTTGTTATCTATTGTGGTCCTCTACTGCAGGATCTACTCCATGGTGAGGACTAGGAGCCGCAGGCTGACATTTCGGAAAAACATTACCAAAGCTACTAGGAGCTCAGAAAAGTCACTAGCCTTGCTCAAGACAGTGATCATAGTCCTGAGTGTCTTCATTGCCTGCTGGGCTCCTCTGTTCATCCTGCTTTTACTGGATGTGGGGTGCAAAGTGAAGTCCTGCCCAATCCTCTATAAAGCAGAGTATTTCTTAGTACTGGCCGTGCTTAATTCAGCCACGAACCCTATCATCTACACCTTGACAAACAAAGAGATGCGGAGGGCTTTCATCAagattttgtgctgctgcaaatgTCCCCCAGCAGATTCTGGGACCAAATTCAAACGGCCAATCATTGGGGGGATGGAGTTCAGCCGGAGTAAGTCTGACAACTCCTCACACCCACAGAAGGAGGACGGTGACCATCCTGAAACCATCATGTCTTCGGGCAATGTTACCTCATCTTCTTAG